From the genome of Winogradskyella forsetii, one region includes:
- a CDS encoding T9SS type B sorting domain-containing protein: MKKPTFSRIAIIALFLIMGQQLFAQNLVPFSPRYDQAIKGDILLIGNSNVGLHVSDPYNGNATNDGVNAAVYVDIDGDGSTFNSSSASLEVPSDNDCYVIVYAGLYWSAVVDGDEPISDVKFKVPGEEYVDITGTEIYYQNASNNNQSNTYAYYHDVTDMLTALPDPEGSYSVANISTLVGPKPNSEGLSAGWSLFVVYEDPTLPSKYITSFDGFTKITSVINETFPVSGFNTIPTGPVRAKFAFSTIEGDRGYTGDYLELNGSTISVTNNAGTTIRPGNNFFNSSVSDINPVTNTSELFTNRTPSSSNTLGFDAGIINIPNPGNSLIANNATSADISLGSNLDIYYYYFSAFAIEIIAPNIVLTKIVEDDMGNDIGGQLVGLGSSLNYVIGFQNTGNDDATNFTIRDILPINIIYNHPTDLVLPTGVSVVSYDPTTRELVLSIDDSLVEENDPVYEIRIEVQVVDDCGQLEDACSNIINNQAFATYQGTINPDFTITDDPSLSTNTGCLISPQATNFLADLDCTFEYSEILCGESLELTAANGYDSYAWSTSPTGTPVIGTSQTITVTETGTYYSYNTAIAPCQSIVQQFNVQLFGANTTNPVIPYADEVVICPNDGKELPNIFLCGADDTRLIQTNISDATSVIWEVLDETSCDAVSDPDCANEDDSCVWNTIPSEAGFLVDTAGQYRITINYPGGCFNQFYFNVYENVLNPTVNATDIICDSDGSIIVNNVPSNYEFSIDGTNFQDSNVFSINTAGTYTIYVRQVGVSTNPCVFTVPDVQIRDREFTGTTTITQPLCHGDKGSIHLSANDVDPQYTFTISQGATTVNTVGPIVDNNYTFQNLNPGSYTATIESENGCIFTEDITIVEPDLLTATVALTSPLNCTDGELTVYPVGGTPPYYYFVNGATDFQSVPQIVVTSAGVYNILVTDSNNCSTDVSISVDAISQPDFNVSTTDIECADSDNSGALTINVTNANGNSLAYSIDGGATFVNSNVFTSLSVGNYDVVVQYTSGTDVCETSPQTIAINSATAITGTADLTAPFTCISDGTITVTGVTGGNAPYEYSIDGVNFQTSNIFDDLTQGTYTIIVKDASGCSSAMNQITVEALDPPTDLMFDNSPVTCPSNAATVSITGTTGGMGILEYQITAPASAATSYQTSTDFSGLEPGTYTFQVRDENDCVYSESYTIDPIPTPTLTVVLTEDLDCTATPDAVITGTITGPAPYTYSVSINGGTYASLGATGTPFTYTTGSAGTYQFQITDANGCTAESSELTVNPLSLPALSLVAQTQPILCNGDTNGAIDVTIDTSVGTPPFVINVNNDTTGTDFGTQTSSLPAGTYTITVTDSKMCTATETVTIDQPDAISIDYDAIDITCGAGGISQGSVIINSVSGGTAPYNYFVNGTNGYSNSELNNTGSTSVSFDVVDFGLYQINVVDANGCSILVQDVLVASPPTDLDIDVTATVDCSTGGTVEVSIGSSLASAGPFFFAIYEGPSTVYPTGNWIAEDSAGSQSATFTGLIPGVLYTFIVYDQSTNCSYYEPSTVPIPTNSTLTATAVSANNITCTGSADGNVSFTVNSVYGSAVNLNYEIFDALSLNSTGVSGTGSVPSNGSINVTDLGPLPFGNYFVSISETSGPNAGCGVVTVPFNITESAFLLELAVSIDNNANCDSNSGVISAVASNGTPPYQYQITTSAATPLPSDAAWNASSTFNLDAGSYYVHVIDAYNCIVTSPVQVLDMDATPAISASLNNQCTVGEGDYEIDVTLDTAGIPPYSVSINGGAFQTRTFPFTLSNLFSGTHTVAIQDVNGCGNTVSVDIVAPIAITPEVTAQPSCNNDDGEITVISSGGSGAFTYTISPNPASISLAGSVFSGVPSGSYTITITDTVTSCSEEVSIVVSEAIIPTFSLTPNEITCFGDNSGSFELDVANYSGAYTYELFDDLGASVTGVVNANTSTNPEIVSGMEAGTFSVVITETDIPFCSATSNVVIVSPLEAMTLGVSETSNVTCNDNVGTITAVATGGWGDYEYELTGAATVAYSSNGSFTALSAGTYTVNVRDAGGCIVSETITLDTPTPITATFTPSTTVLSCFGDQDASITITNVTGGQGTNYTYTLNTVLPTPSVSGPQTSNVFENLGPGTYFVRITDGYDCEFSSVNIVISEPDPIEASLVRTTTQTCLTESTLTLSATGGTGTYSYSANASFAPILGTFATSTTFSVPDGIYSYYVQDANGCVTNVSNEISVDPLPTLEVTLESINPTINCAGDNNGSILATAIGGLGNYTYTLQDNLGNPVTATQNSPGYFTDLFAGDYVVYVESGDCDATSAPISITEPDAPIDASIIINNVSCAGNNNGSVEITATGGTGIIKYAISPQLNQFFSTNVFENLEPGNYEIIVQDELGCFLTFNFDISEPNPVILSIVGDSFFPEVCTGNTDGEFSIEITGGTLPYSVSLDDYDGPYTTGNATQSEFDFTNLVGGDHIVFVRDAEGCESEWNITFPESVSILPEIIIENICENNTQGNAVTVTVDASIDDLTQLDYSLNGGTYQESNIFYNIPVGTNHYIEVRHTNGCIQSTEFFDIEASDAVTLTLTEGELNEFIANASGGEGSYQFTMNGEDYGDENSYIITESGMYEVTVTDSSGCFATAQIELEFEDICIPNWFTPNGDGQYDTWAPGCTENYPDLTFDIFDRYGRKVATYHVGEVWDGKYNGRELPMGDYWFVVQTNDASHDKEFVGHFTLYR; encoded by the coding sequence ATGAAAAAACCTACTTTTTCTAGAATAGCGATAATTGCGCTTTTCCTTATTATGGGACAGCAACTATTTGCTCAAAATCTCGTGCCATTTTCTCCAAGGTACGACCAAGCGATTAAAGGAGACATTCTATTAATTGGAAACAGTAATGTGGGATTACACGTTTCCGATCCCTACAATGGAAATGCAACCAATGATGGCGTGAACGCTGCGGTTTATGTAGATATAGATGGTGATGGAAGTACATTTAACTCTAGTAGTGCTAGCTTAGAAGTACCAAGTGATAACGATTGTTATGTCATTGTCTACGCTGGTTTATATTGGAGTGCTGTGGTTGATGGTGATGAACCTATTTCGGATGTAAAATTCAAAGTGCCTGGTGAGGAATATGTTGATATTACGGGTACAGAGATTTATTATCAAAATGCCTCTAATAATAATCAGTCAAATACTTATGCTTATTATCACGATGTTACAGATATGCTTACGGCATTACCAGATCCAGAAGGAAGTTATTCTGTTGCTAACATTTCGACATTAGTGGGTCCAAAACCAAATTCTGAAGGACTTTCTGCTGGTTGGTCATTATTTGTAGTGTACGAAGATCCAACGCTACCTAGTAAATATATTACCTCTTTTGATGGATTTACAAAAATCACCAGTGTCATTAATGAAACGTTTCCAGTAAGTGGTTTTAATACCATCCCAACAGGTCCCGTACGTGCAAAGTTTGCATTTAGTACTATTGAAGGCGACAGAGGTTATACAGGCGACTATTTAGAGCTTAATGGAAGTACAATTAGTGTTACCAATAATGCAGGTACAACAATACGTCCAGGTAATAACTTTTTTAATAGTTCCGTTTCAGATATTAATCCTGTAACCAATACGTCTGAATTATTTACAAACAGAACGCCTAGCAGTTCCAATACCTTGGGTTTTGATGCTGGAATAATAAATATTCCTAATCCTGGCAATTCGCTTATTGCCAATAACGCTACCTCTGCTGATATCAGTTTAGGAAGTAATTTAGATATTTACTATTATTACTTTAGTGCATTTGCTATTGAGATAATTGCACCTAACATCGTATTGACAAAGATTGTTGAAGACGATATGGGCAATGATATTGGTGGACAACTAGTCGGTTTAGGATCGTCACTGAATTATGTGATCGGATTTCAAAATACAGGAAATGACGATGCTACAAATTTTACGATTAGGGACATCCTTCCTATAAATATCATTTATAATCATCCTACAGATCTAGTGCTACCAACAGGAGTTTCGGTGGTTAGTTATGATCCTACCACAAGAGAACTTGTTTTAAGTATTGATGATTCTCTTGTTGAAGAGAATGATCCTGTATATGAAATACGAATTGAAGTTCAAGTTGTTGATGATTGTGGTCAGTTGGAAGATGCCTGTTCTAACATTATAAATAACCAAGCTTTCGCAACCTATCAAGGTACTATAAATCCTGATTTCACCATTACGGATGATCCAAGTTTAAGTACCAATACAGGCTGTTTAATTTCACCACAGGCTACTAACTTTTTAGCGGATCTGGATTGTACTTTTGAATATAGCGAAATTCTTTGTGGAGAAAGCCTAGAATTAACAGCTGCCAATGGTTATGATTCCTATGCATGGTCCACTAGTCCTACAGGAACACCTGTAATCGGGACTTCACAAACGATAACCGTAACTGAAACAGGTACTTACTATTCTTATAATACGGCAATTGCACCTTGTCAATCTATTGTGCAGCAATTTAACGTCCAACTTTTTGGTGCCAACACCACAAATCCTGTAATTCCTTATGCAGATGAAGTAGTAATTTGTCCAAACGATGGAAAGGAATTACCAAATATATTTTTATGTGGCGCAGATGATACAAGACTCATACAAACCAACATATCAGATGCAACATCAGTTATATGGGAAGTACTTGATGAAACGAGTTGTGATGCCGTATCAGATCCCGATTGTGCTAATGAAGATGATTCATGTGTTTGGAATACCATTCCAAGCGAAGCAGGCTTCTTGGTAGATACAGCAGGACAATATCGTATTACTATCAATTATCCTGGAGGTTGTTTTAACCAGTTTTATTTCAATGTATATGAAAATGTATTAAATCCTACAGTCAATGCTACAGATATTATATGTGATTCGGATGGAAGTATCATTGTAAATAACGTGCCTTCAAACTATGAATTTAGTATCGACGGTACAAATTTTCAAGATTCTAATGTGTTTTCTATAAACACTGCTGGAACCTATACTATTTACGTAAGACAAGTTGGGGTTTCAACTAACCCATGTGTATTCACAGTTCCAGATGTTCAAATTAGAGATCGAGAATTTACTGGTACAACAACGATTACTCAACCGCTATGTCATGGAGATAAGGGAAGCATTCATTTATCGGCAAATGACGTCGATCCCCAATATACTTTTACAATTTCACAAGGTGCGACTACAGTAAATACTGTTGGACCTATTGTTGACAATAATTATACATTCCAAAATTTGAATCCTGGGTCTTATACTGCGACTATTGAATCTGAAAATGGGTGTATTTTTACAGAAGACATTACTATTGTTGAACCAGACTTATTAACAGCAACAGTAGCTTTAACAAGCCCTTTGAATTGTACGGATGGAGAGCTTACTGTTTATCCTGTCGGAGGAACACCGCCTTATTATTACTTTGTAAATGGCGCTACAGATTTCCAGTCTGTACCTCAGATTGTGGTGACTTCTGCTGGAGTTTATAACATTTTAGTTACTGATTCCAATAATTGTAGTACTGATGTATCCATTTCAGTTGATGCCATTTCCCAACCAGATTTCAATGTGAGTACCACAGATATTGAATGTGCTGATTCTGATAATTCGGGAGCTTTAACGATTAATGTGACCAATGCTAATGGAAATAGCCTTGCTTACAGTATTGATGGAGGCGCTACATTTGTGAATTCAAACGTATTTACAAGCTTAAGTGTTGGGAATTATGATGTCGTAGTGCAATATACGTCTGGTACTGATGTTTGTGAAACCAGTCCACAGACGATTGCCATTAATTCGGCAACTGCCATTACAGGAACTGCAGATTTAACGGCACCTTTCACTTGTATATCAGACGGAACTATAACTGTGACAGGAGTTACAGGTGGAAATGCGCCTTATGAGTATAGTATTGATGGCGTTAATTTTCAAACGAGTAATATATTTGATGATTTAACACAAGGCACATACACTATAATTGTAAAAGATGCTAGTGGCTGTTCGTCAGCAATGAATCAAATTACTGTTGAAGCTTTAGATCCTCCAACGGATTTAATGTTTGATAATTCGCCAGTAACTTGTCCATCAAATGCAGCTACAGTTTCAATAACAGGAACAACTGGAGGAATGGGAATTTTAGAATATCAAATTACAGCTCCTGCTTCAGCTGCTACCTCATATCAAACTTCAACTGATTTTTCGGGCTTAGAACCAGGAACTTATACGTTTCAAGTTAGAGATGAAAATGATTGTGTGTACAGTGAATCTTACACTATTGACCCAATTCCTACACCAACCTTAACTGTTGTTTTAACCGAAGATTTGGATTGTACCGCAACACCTGATGCGGTGATTACAGGAACGATTACTGGTCCTGCACCTTACACCTATTCGGTTTCTATTAATGGTGGGACTTACGCCTCTTTAGGAGCTACAGGAACGCCATTTACATATACAACAGGATCTGCAGGTACGTATCAGTTTCAAATTACGGACGCTAACGGTTGTACTGCGGAATCTTCAGAACTGACGGTTAATCCATTATCATTACCAGCCTTAAGTTTAGTAGCACAAACACAACCTATTTTGTGTAATGGAGATACCAATGGCGCCATAGATGTTACTATTGATACTTCTGTCGGAACGCCTCCTTTTGTAATTAACGTAAACAATGATACCACAGGAACAGATTTTGGAACACAAACGTCTAGTCTACCAGCAGGAACCTATACAATAACCGTTACAGATTCAAAAATGTGTACGGCAACTGAAACAGTTACGATTGACCAACCAGATGCTATCTCAATAGATTATGACGCTATCGATATTACTTGTGGTGCAGGTGGAATTTCGCAAGGTTCTGTAATTATAAATTCAGTATCTGGCGGAACAGCTCCATATAATTATTTTGTAAATGGAACTAATGGGTATTCAAACTCTGAACTTAATAATACAGGGTCGACCTCAGTAAGTTTTGATGTTGTTGATTTTGGATTGTATCAAATCAATGTCGTTGATGCCAATGGTTGTTCTATTTTGGTTCAAGATGTATTGGTCGCTTCGCCTCCAACAGATTTAGATATCGATGTCACAGCAACGGTTGATTGTTCCACGGGAGGAACTGTTGAAGTAAGTATCGGTTCATCCTTAGCTAGTGCCGGCCCATTCTTCTTTGCTATTTATGAAGGCCCATCAACAGTATATCCTACTGGAAATTGGATAGCTGAAGATTCTGCTGGAAGTCAATCCGCAACATTTACAGGCTTAATACCTGGAGTTCTCTATACTTTTATTGTATATGACCAATCTACAAATTGTAGTTATTACGAACCTTCAACTGTGCCGATTCCAACAAATTCAACATTAACCGCAACAGCCGTTAGTGCCAATAATATTACCTGTACTGGAAGTGCAGACGGCAACGTTTCATTTACAGTAAATAGTGTATACGGAAGCGCCGTAAATCTTAATTATGAAATATTTGATGCTTTGAGCTTAAACTCAACTGGAGTTTCGGGAACAGGATCTGTTCCTTCAAATGGTTCAATTAATGTTACTGATTTGGGACCATTACCATTTGGTAATTATTTTGTATCCATCAGTGAAACTTCTGGCCCAAATGCTGGCTGTGGTGTGGTTACCGTTCCTTTTAATATTACGGAATCTGCATTTCTATTGGAATTGGCGGTTTCAATTGACAACAACGCGAATTGTGATTCTAATTCAGGAGTTATTAGTGCGGTAGCTTCAAACGGAACACCGCCTTATCAATACCAAATAACAACCTCTGCTGCTACTCCACTGCCTTCAGATGCTGCTTGGAATGCTTCAAGTACATTTAATCTGGATGCTGGCAGTTATTATGTTCATGTCATCGATGCTTATAATTGTATCGTAACGAGTCCTGTTCAAGTATTGGATATGGATGCCACTCCTGCTATTTCTGCTAGTCTTAACAATCAATGTACCGTTGGAGAAGGTGACTATGAAATTGACGTCACATTAGACACTGCAGGAATTCCGCCTTATAGTGTGAGTATAAATGGTGGAGCGTTTCAAACACGAACCTTCCCATTTACACTTTCAAATTTATTTTCAGGAACACATACTGTAGCGATTCAGGATGTTAATGGTTGTGGAAACACAGTATCAGTTGATATTGTTGCACCAATCGCCATTACTCCAGAAGTAACCGCACAGCCATCCTGTAATAATGATGATGGAGAAATTACAGTTATTAGTTCTGGTGGATCTGGTGCTTTCACATATACTATTTCACCAAATCCCGCTTCAATTAGTTTAGCAGGAAGTGTCTTTTCAGGTGTGCCATCAGGAAGTTATACTATTACTATTACGGATACGGTAACTTCTTGTTCAGAAGAAGTATCAATCGTTGTGTCAGAAGCCATAATTCCTACGTTTTCATTAACACCAAATGAGATCACTTGTTTTGGTGATAACTCTGGATCATTTGAACTAGATGTTGCCAACTATTCTGGTGCTTATACTTATGAACTTTTTGATGACTTAGGAGCTTCAGTAACGGGAGTTGTAAATGCAAACACGTCTACAAATCCTGAAATCGTATCAGGAATGGAAGCTGGAACATTTTCAGTAGTCATTACAGAAACAGATATTCCATTCTGTTCAGCAACATCCAATGTCGTTATTGTATCGCCATTAGAGGCCATGACACTTGGTGTTTCTGAAACTTCGAATGTAACTTGTAATGATAACGTAGGTACAATTACTGCAGTCGCTACAGGTGGTTGGGGTGATTACGAATATGAATTAACAGGAGCTGCCACTGTTGCCTACTCTTCTAACGGTTCATTTACAGCGTTATCTGCTGGAACTTACACCGTAAATGTTAGAGATGCTGGAGGTTGTATCGTTTCTGAAACGATTACGTTAGATACTCCAACACCAATAACGGCGACATTTACGCCGAGTACGACTGTTTTATCTTGTTTTGGAGATCAAGATGCTAGTATAACAATTACCAATGTTACTGGAGGTCAAGGTACAAACTATACCTATACTTTAAATACGGTTTTACCAACGCCAAGTGTTTCTGGTCCACAAACTTCTAATGTATTTGAAAACTTAGGGCCTGGAACTTATTTTGTAAGAATTACTGATGGCTACGATTGTGAATTTTCATCTGTAAATATTGTAATTTCGGAACCAGATCCAATTGAAGCTAGTTTAGTAAGAACAACAACTCAAACTTGTTTAACTGAATCTACGTTAACACTTAGTGCTACTGGTGGAACTGGCACATATTCATATAGTGCTAATGCTTCTTTTGCGCCAATATTAGGTACGTTTGCAACTTCCACTACATTTTCAGTTCCTGATGGAATTTATTCTTATTATGTTCAAGACGCTAATGGTTGTGTCACTAATGTTTCAAACGAAATATCAGTTGACCCATTACCAACTTTAGAAGTGACTTTAGAATCTATAAATCCAACTATTAATTGTGCTGGAGACAATAACGGCTCGATTTTAGCAACAGCAATTGGAGGGTTAGGAAACTATACCTACACACTTCAAGATAATTTAGGTAACCCTGTTACTGCGACTCAAAATAGTCCTGGATATTTCACGGACCTATTTGCTGGAGACTATGTGGTGTATGTAGAAAGTGGCGATTGTGATGCGACTTCTGCTCCAATTAGTATAACAGAACCAGATGCGCCAATTGATGCTTCAATTATTATAAACAACGTAAGTTGTGCCGGAAATAATAATGGATCTGTTGAAATTACGGCAACTGGAGGAACAGGAATTATTAAATATGCTATTTCGCCTCAACTGAATCAATTTTTCAGTACTAATGTTTTTGAAAACTTAGAGCCAGGAAATTATGAAATCATTGTACAAGATGAATTGGGTTGTTTCTTAACATTCAATTTCGATATATCTGAACCAAATCCCGTCATATTAAGTATTGTGGGCGATTCATTTTTCCCAGAAGTTTGTACAGGAAATACTGACGGAGAATTTAGTATTGAGATTACTGGTGGCACATTGCCGTATAGCGTAAGTTTAGATGATTATGACGGCCCTTACACTACTGGCAATGCCACGCAAAGTGAATTTGATTTTACAAATTTAGTTGGTGGAGACCATATTGTATTTGTTAGGGATGCTGAAGGATGTGAATCGGAATGGAACATTACATTCCCAGAATCCGTGAGTATTCTTCCAGAAATCATTATTGAGAATATTTGTGAAAACAATACCCAAGGAAATGCAGTAACCGTTACGGTTGATGCATCCATCGATGATCTAACACAACTTGATTATTCACTGAATGGTGGAACCTATCAAGAAAGTAACATTTTCTACAATATACCTGTTGGGACGAATCATTATATAGAAGTAAGACACACTAATGGCTGTATTCAATCTACAGAATTCTTTGATATTGAAGCTTCCGACGCTGTAACTTTAACCTTAACCGAAGGCGAGCTAAATGAATTTATTGCTAATGCCTCTGGTGGTGAAGGTAGTTATCAATTTACCATGAACGGTGAAGACTATGGCGATGAAAATTCATATATCATTACCGAATCTGGAATGTACGAAGTTACCGTAACTGACAGCAGTGGTTGTTTTGCAACGGCTCAAATAGAATTGGAGTTTGAAGATATCTGTATCCCAAATTGGTTCACGCCAAATGGAGATGGACAGTATGATACTTGGGCACCAGGTTGTACGGAAAACTATCCCGATCTAACCTTCGATATTTTTGATCGCTACGGACGAAAAGTGGCGACCTATCATGTTGGTGAAGTCTGGGACGGAAAATATAACGGAAGGGAATTACCAATGGGAGATTATTGGTTTGTTGTTCAAACTAATGATGCTTCACATGACAAAGAATTTGTTGGACATTTTACACTTTATAGATAA
- a CDS encoding PorP/SprF family type IX secretion system membrane protein, whose product MKKFTLYILFLVFANGYGQELNLPVFTQYLADNDFVISPTYAGIGDNLKVRINGLTQWVGIKNAPDNQSLYADFRIGNRSGVGISAYNDRNGNTRQKGVKFSFAHHLTLDYKSKQYLSFGLSYNINNFRVAIEDFNTTYEIPILDPAITDDRGVSNNNFDAGFLYRWKSFYFSLNANNIMKKDLNDYEGAEPIELLNYQLYSGFVIKSKQNKDVEFEPSVFFQLFDSDKRSSTDVNFKYRKFNRKGDYYFVGASYRFLNDQFFKPLNIGPMGGITFNKFFFAYSYQLTINDLSGYNSGTHMVTIGLDFLQGISNCACTKGTSQSYYR is encoded by the coding sequence ATGAAAAAATTCACACTATACATTCTTTTTTTAGTCTTTGCAAATGGCTATGGACAAGAATTGAACCTACCTGTATTCACGCAATATTTAGCGGATAACGATTTTGTTATCTCACCAACGTATGCAGGTATTGGCGATAATTTGAAAGTAAGAATCAACGGATTAACACAATGGGTTGGGATCAAAAATGCACCGGATAATCAATCGCTTTATGCCGATTTTAGAATAGGCAACCGATCTGGAGTCGGTATTTCTGCTTACAACGATAGAAATGGAAATACGCGCCAAAAAGGGGTTAAGTTCTCTTTTGCACATCATTTGACTTTAGATTATAAATCGAAGCAGTATTTATCTTTCGGATTATCTTATAATATTAATAATTTTAGAGTCGCTATTGAAGATTTTAATACCACTTACGAAATTCCGATATTAGATCCTGCCATTACAGATGATAGAGGTGTTTCCAATAATAATTTTGATGCCGGATTTTTATACCGATGGAAGTCATTTTATTTCAGTTTGAATGCCAATAACATTATGAAAAAAGATCTTAATGATTATGAAGGCGCAGAGCCCATTGAACTTTTAAATTATCAGCTGTATTCAGGGTTTGTTATAAAAAGCAAACAAAACAAAGATGTTGAATTTGAACCGTCTGTGTTTTTTCAATTGTTTGATAGCGACAAGCGTTCTAGTACAGATGTTAATTTTAAATACCGAAAGTTTAACCGAAAAGGCGATTATTACTTTGTAGGCGCTTCCTACCGTTTTCTTAACGATCAGTTTTTTAAGCCCTTAAATATTGGACCAATGGGTGGAATTACATTCAATAAGTTCTTTTTTGCTTATTCCTATCAACTCACCATAAATGATTTATCTGGTTACAATTCTGGTACACACATGGTCACTATTGGTTTAGATTTCTTACAAGGTATTAGTAATTGTGCATGTACTAAAGGAACTAGTCAGAGTTATTATCGATAG
- a CDS encoding alpha/beta fold hydrolase, with the protein MPFITNETETQNIDLFFEDYGHGQPVILIHGWPLSHKSWEHQTWAIVEAGYRCIAYDRRGFGNSSAPFRDYDYSTLASDLNAIIKQLELENVVLIGFSMGGGEVVRYCTDFGTDNIAKVALISSIIPLVAKKEDNPDGVPQKDLEDILDALQTDRVGFLKDFHKNFYNYNEHDKTVSEAQLHYDWSIASHASPIATIQSAKAWAETDFRPELKNVNVSTLIVHGDSDNIVPKATAGDQAAKGIANNTYKVIKNGPHGLNITHNDELNSILLDFLKS; encoded by the coding sequence ATGCCATTTATAACAAACGAAACAGAAACACAAAATATAGATTTATTTTTTGAAGATTACGGACACGGACAGCCGGTAATATTAATTCACGGTTGGCCACTAAGCCATAAGTCTTGGGAACATCAAACTTGGGCTATAGTAGAAGCTGGTTATAGATGTATTGCCTATGATCGTCGTGGCTTTGGAAATTCATCTGCACCATTTAGGGACTACGACTACTCTACTTTAGCTTCAGACTTAAATGCTATTATTAAGCAATTGGAATTAGAAAATGTTGTTCTTATTGGTTTTTCAATGGGAGGCGGAGAAGTTGTACGTTATTGTACGGATTTTGGCACCGATAATATTGCCAAGGTAGCACTTATAAGTTCTATTATCCCTTTAGTTGCGAAAAAGGAAGATAATCCAGATGGTGTCCCTCAAAAAGATTTAGAAGATATATTGGATGCACTGCAAACCGACCGTGTTGGCTTTTTAAAGGATTTTCATAAAAACTTCTATAACTATAATGAGCATGATAAAACGGTAAGTGAAGCACAATTACATTATGACTGGAGCATTGCTTCTCATGCATCGCCAATTGCGACAATACAATCTGCCAAGGCTTGGGCAGAAACGGATTTCAGACCAGAACTTAAAAATGTTAATGTTTCTACGCTTATTGTTCATGGTGACTCTGACAATATAGTACCTAAAGCAACAGCAGGAGATCAAGCCGCTAAAGGAATTGCTAATAATACATATAAGGTCATAAAAAATGGTCCTCATGGATTGAACATTACGCATAACGATGAACTAAATTCTATTCTTTTGGATTTCTTAAAATCGTAA